The genomic DNA GAAGTAGCAGCGCCCAATTAAAGAGATTGCTGTTTTCATCATCCCTGTGTGGTGTCACTGCCTGACTTTTGAATGATGTttcctttatttgctttcagtgGATCCCTTTGAGACAAtgctgaagtccctcttgaGGTACCAGTCCAGCCTGAATGGGGATACAGGAGAGAGCCACATCAGGAGAAAGCTGTATGAAAATGGTGTGACCAAGTCCTTGCAAAGTAACTTTGCTGTCATCCAGAAGGTGCGTAACTGCCTTTCTACAGCAGAGGAGCCCTGTGTGGCTCACAGGGGAAAGTTTAGTGAGAATGACCACTAGGATAAAGAAGCTGCATTCAAATTAGTGCTGGAACTGTAAGCATCTGAGACAGCGAACAGCCTCTGCCCATTCAAGCATGGTGTGAATATTTGGTTTCTCTTAGCTCCAATGGGTTAGGGGGAAGGGCTGGGCTTGATGACTTTTTATGCAAAGATACCAGATGCAGTTAAAGATACTGGAACATCTGGATTCTAGATTTATTTCccaaggcaggagggaggagcaAGGAACCAGCTATTGGGACCACAAACAGGTGAAGAACTGTTCTGTTGACTCAGTCCAGCAGCCAGAATATGATCTGTTTTCCCAGTCTGGAGCTACTAGTATTAAAGGTTTTAAGGTTTCTTTTGTGACAGAGGGAACAAGAGGGGAGGACAGGGCTCCCTTGTTGGGGGAAAACCttgggaagaggcagaagattGAGGCTAAAATGTTACTGTTTAAGTTAACAATGGAAGGAAACCCTGGAAAGAGTGTAGCTTGATGCCATAGCCATGAAAGCGTGGTCTGCCTTAGGAACTGGGTGGGAATGTCTCCAGGGTATGTTTGGTAAATAGGTTGCCGATATTACTGCCAAGTAATGGTTCCTTCCCTCTCAAGCTGTCAGAAGAGTTGCTAGCCAAATGGCTCTCCCTCCCTGAGGCACAACACGTGCCGCTCTGCCAGCACATGCTGGGCTTTGCCATGAAGTCTGTCACGCAGACAGCTATGGGCAGCAGCTTTGAAGATGACCGGGAAGTCATCCGATTCCGCAGGCACCATGATGCAGTAAGTGTTATGAAAAGCCAGAAAATCTCCTACTATATTTTTCCACGCGAACAGCACATAGTTTGTGTCTGTGTACAGTTTAGTACAAGCTACTGCTGAGACTTTAACATTAAGCTAACATTTAAGCTTAAGAGCTTGAGGGCTCTGCCTCGGTTGTCCCACTCTGAAACTATCAGAAAGATCCTACTGCTGATCCTGTTGTCATTAGTCTAAGGTGTTTCTAAAGGATCTGTGGGGATCGGGAACCCAGATCTAATGGCAGTTGAGAGGTGTTTGGTACCTAAGTCAGTTAAACTCTACTGGGAATGCCAGTGGAACTTCTCCTTTGCAAAGATCTTCTGAAGGCCCTGTGACATTATGGAGAAAGGAAATTCTGAGGAGATCCCAAGCTATGCCCACATCTGGGGATGTTAAATCTGCTGGTGATAGGATGGGAAAGAAACAGTTCCATCTCCCATTCAAGATTCCCATGTCTTTTCCCCTACAGTTGTAATTACAGTTGTTTCATTTCAACTCAATTTCAGCTATCATAGACCTAATATCCAGAATGGGAAGTGGTGTCCTAAAGAGGAGACCAGTTCCATTTTCACAGGAAGTCTTCATTTTATTtggtgttttcattttcctgactagggaagaacagaaaagtcCCAGCGGTCTCAGCCTGTGGTGGGTGATGGTGCTCTTCACTCTGTCTTTCTTTCAGATCTGGTCGGAGATTGGGAAAGGTTTCTTAGATGGGTCCCTTGACAAAAACATGACTAGGAAGAAGCTCTACGAAGATGGTAGGTTCCTCCCAAAATCACAGTCTTCCTCCCACTCTGATTAATACTTAGAGTTAGCTAGTGTATGGAAGCACTTCATTTGCCTAGCTGTCTTGGCTTTTCTGTGGAGTTGATCATCGTGCCATAACCTACTAGATGTGTCCTCCTTACTCTCGCATAAGATCATTGTTCTGGAGTTGAGTGACAATCCTGCCATTGCGCAAGAAGTTTGTAGGACTAGAACTCTAGTTCCAGGTCTAGTTCTAGACTCCAGTCTGGAGGCTGATAGAAGATCCTGGGAAGTATCTTGTGCTTGCTCCCTTCCTGTTCTCTTCCCTAGTGTCCACTTTTGACCTCTTTTGGAGGCAGGCAACTGTGCTAGATAGACAAATGGAGCCATTTGGTTTGGCCTGTATGGTCATTCTTACGATGCACCATTTGGTGAATGCGCTGTCAGACAGTCACTCACACGCTAGAAGACACAAGTACAGAGGTGCTGCTTTGATGGATACCTTCCACGTGATAGCCTCTGCTGTGCAATTGCAAGGTAACATGATTTTCAGGTCTGTTATGgcagtgcttttatttctcatatATTTCACAgtaagttattttattttttggttgtcctgtcttttttgttgttaatagtTAAAGACTTTCAGTATTGATTGATAAGACGTTACACAAAAGTAGCTTATAATCTGGAACTAAGGATTTGCTGGTAAATCCTCCAAACACAGTTGGAGGATTTACCCTATAttgctggttttgggggtttCAGAACCTGAGGACAACTACTGCCCCATTAAAATGGGCTTCTCCCATGGGCACTTCTTCAGGACTATTCCTGAATGGATGCATTAGGACCCAATTTCACAAACTCCAGATAGTGAGGCTCGGTGTTTAAGTGTTGCTGGCCTTCCTGTgcggagaggagggaggaagggtgGTTCTAAGATGAAGGGACTGAACTGGGCCTTGGTAAATCGAGTTTCAGATCCAACTTCTGCTCCATGTTTCCTGGATAGTCTTGAGGTCATTTAAACCAGACAGCCAATGGCATTTAGGTCCCTAACTCCCCCCCTAGTTCCCACAGCAGCCACCAGGATTTAGGCacccaaatattttcagatgtgtGGACTCTTTGTGCCAAAACCCTCCCACGTTTTCCCcaccttcctttttctgtctaTGCAGACTCTTTAGCACAGAGCCATCCTCTTGCACCATGCTTGTAGAACCCCTAGCAAAAGGGACACCATCAGTGGCTGTGTAACACTTTAGTAACTATAATTCTACAGGCCGTGCAACTAGTATTATCTGTCTCAGATGTTTTTTTATGGGGGCTGATTAAACACGTTCTCTGATGGTTCAACACTAACTGTTATTTGACTTCCCTTTACGTGATTTCAGCTCATAGAGTACATGTCTCGGTTACAGCTGTAAGGGTGGCTTTTTGTAGGCAACGTGTCTTATTTGGTTCCTACATTTTCAACTAAATTGGAGATACTGCCTTCCAAATTGACAGTAACATGTAACAGAGGCTGCTTCTGTAAGTGAGCCCAGCAGGGACAGCTGGTCTGAAAATCTGCTTGGGGAGATGGATTTGCTTCTCTGCAGCACTCAGGATGaccaggttttaaaataaacatttctttttgcttccaaAGCTCTGATGGAGATGGAATCCACCTTAAGGAGAGTTACAAAGGAGCGCCGGGGCAGATCATTCAACAGGCATGTCTTTGTAGACACCTTGCTGCAGGGGAACCCGAGTGACCAGCAGGTCTGTGCAGCTGTTACGTCATTACACAGTAATGGACTTTTGCTATTACAAGCTTATTACATTGTAGCCTTTGATTAATTTAGGTTTTTGCATTTTAGGTCAGATTGCTTACTAAAGCAGGgtttcttgttcttttcccatTCCTACAGTGTTTAATTGCATTAGACTTTGGTAGCTTTCCTTGCCACTGCTTCGTTACTATTTTTATAAACCAGAATTATGTTAGTATTAAGCACATCTCATGTGCCATTCCAGTGGAAGTTTTGTAGAGTTCAGTCTGTGTCTTCTAGATGtatttcctgctctctgcactAAAGGGATTTCATGCACTTGAATGGAGAATGtgccacttctttttttatctttgcaGTCTTATGAGCTTCATTCTCtgaagtagattttttttttccctagattCTGGAAGATACAATGATTTTCTCCTTGGCAGGATGCATAATCACTGCTAACTGTAAGTACAGATTGTAGGTAACTTTCCATCCTTACACTCAGCTGTCTACAACTGTGTGTGATGATGAGACTTATTCTAGGCTAATAAAAAATCATATTCATCATTCTGTTTCTCCTGAGCTACAGATGTATAGAAGATGCTAATTTTACAGTGGACTTTCAACACAGACTCACAGCTAGTGAGTTGAGACTAAACTGTGTTTGACAACCTTCCCAGTCTTTTGGTCAACCTTAGAATTTCTTCCCATTGCTTTTCGCTTGCACTCTAACCCCAGCCAACTGATGCTAAATTCGATGAAAAAGCACCAAAAGATGTAAGCCACAAATATCATGTTGTAAATGGGTTCTGGCACATGGGAAGGAAATTAGAGCAGAGTGCTGAATCTGACTGGCCACTTTTAATTTCTGGAGGATAGGTGTGTTCCATGTATGGAAGACTTTCAAAAAAGCTACTTTGGAATTTGTGTAAAgattatggaaaaaaaccaaattaaaatacaaactggAGCTGTGTAAAATCTCCTATGATAGGGGGATGATTATCAGACCCCGTATCTCAGCCAATGGGGCTGGGACTCCAAAGAAAACCTCCCAGGTCCAGCTGGTGTTAAAGAATGTGGAAAGTAAATTTGGCAACTATGGTAATATTCTCCCCAGAGAATATCCTCTCCAAGTACTCCAGGAAGACTGTCATTTTAAGGGGCTTGAGTCCTCAGGGATTCCAGATAGTTCTCATGAATAGACAGTTTGGAGTGGTAGAAACATTTCCTTGTAGCTTTAGGGAAACTGCATCCTACACACTTATTTCTTATGCAAggtttctttttcactcttctgtTGAAGATATCTCTTGAGTCTCTCACAAAATAGATGTAGGGGAGACAAGTGCTGGCCGTcctgctgcagagagctgtACTGTTCTTGTCGCGCCCTGTCAGGAGCCCCAGACATTGGCTGTCTGGACCACGTACCTGAGATGTGCTGGGGAAGCCCCCTAAATTCGGGAATTTTCTGATGCTTTGGACTAACCAGCCTTTCATTTGCATGGTTGTTCCAATAACCCTGGTTCCCCAGGGTTTGCTGGGCTGTGTGGTCCCTTCCCCAGAGCTGTGAGGCTGAATGGCTCAGGCTCCTGCACAGCTCCCTAAGCTCGTAGCATTGGAAAGATAATTTTAGCTTGCGTAGTCTCTTGTTACACAGGAGTTCAGCCCCTACTCCTGCCAATGAATACAGAGTCAGTACAGCCTGCTGTGAACAGAGGTCACCCTCTTCTGGGTCAAAAAGTAATGTTGCAAATACAGGAAGTAAGAAGACTGAATGCAGTTTGTAAAGGATTGAATTTTCTGGGTCCAGTCTTGTGTTGATTTCTTCCCCAGTGTGTACCTGGGCAGTCTATTTCCTGACAACCTCAGAAGATGTTCAGCAGAATCTCTACAAGGAGATGGACCATGTTCTGGGGAAGGGGCCAATTACGCATGAGAAAATTGAGCAGCTCAGGTGGGTCCCATGGAAAGAACTGCAGAGGAAGGTTATCTCATGTGGTGGGGACAGGGGCTTCATGTGCTGGAGCCTGATGCCCAGCCTATACTGGGCCAGAAGAAGGCATCCAAAAGCTactcccttcttttttctggaAGTGAGCAAACCACAGGGTGACTTGTAGCACAGAGAGAATCTGCTGTAGGGCTCCAGACATGGGGACCAAGCTGTTCTCTTCAGGGTGTCTGTAGGAACCCTTTAGGTTCATCGGCAGAGGAGAGCACAGAATCAGTGCCCTGGCTGCCAGACCAAAATTTGTTTGCTTACTGTCGTGTTTGATTTCTGTCCTAGTTTTCCAAAAATAGAGGTAATCAGTCATTTTAATGGTTGGATTCATGTTAGACATATTTAGAGAGAAAGCATGGAATAATCTTCTTTTCAAAGGGCCACAGAACTAGGATGATGACTGGTCAAGGATGATGACTGGTCAACAGtgtgcctttatttttcatgcatCTGTTGGTGCAACTGGGTGCATTTTGTATTTGGACTAGTGTTAGAGTTTCAGTAAGGGAGTATTAGTGTGTGGGTTTCTTGCTGTTTTTTGTATGGGTGAGAGGTCCAGGAAAAGGGCTGGTGTGTTTATGCTTTTTAGCAGTGAGTTTagtttaaaatctgaaaaaagtgTGGTGAAGAGATATTTCAATAACCTTCCCTAAAAGCTGATAATGAGATTTAATGCTTCTTGCAAAGATGCTGGGAC from Gavia stellata isolate bGavSte3 chromosome 8, bGavSte3.hap2, whole genome shotgun sequence includes the following:
- the LOC104263955 gene encoding cytochrome P450 20A1 isoform X1, which codes for MLDFAIFAVTFLLILVGAVLYLYPASRQASGIPGLAPTDEKDGNLPDIIASSSLHEFLVNLHEKYGPLVSFWFGRRLVVSLGSLDLLKQHINPNRLLDPFETMLKSLLRYQSSLNGDTGESHIRRKLYENGVTKSLQSNFAVIQKLSEELLAKWLSLPEAQHVPLCQHMLGFAMKSVTQTAMGSSFEDDREVIRFRRHHGVMVLFTLSFFQIWSEIGKGFLDGSLDKNMTRKKLYEDALMEMESTLRRVTKERRGRSFNRHVFVDTLLQGNPSDQQILEDTMIFSLAGCIITANLCTWAVYFLTTSEDVQQNLYKEMDHVLGKGPITHEKIEQLRYCRQVLCETVRTAKLTPIAAQLQELEGRVDQHTVPKETLVLYALGVMLQDSSSWPSPYKFDPARFSEESAMKNLSLLGFSGSQECPELRFAYMVATVLLSVLVRKLYLHPVKGQVMETKYELVTSPKEEAWITVSKRS